Proteins found in one Crassostrea angulata isolate pt1a10 chromosome 3, ASM2561291v2, whole genome shotgun sequence genomic segment:
- the LOC128178444 gene encoding uncharacterized protein LOC128178444 isoform X4 translates to MAGQYLDISDEVLQMHNEIRENGKYNYMICKINRERLVIEHIEQLDDLGNQPYQAFLRTLSAKQEFRYGFVVYNLNKDNNLLRKTVGVMWQGNAFFKDVTNISDEEEIQTNRINSQRRSFCGFIPGSHHRTKS, encoded by the exons ATG GCTGGACAATATTTGGATATTTCAGACGAAGTACTACAaatgcataatgaaattagagaGAATGGGAAATATAACTACATGATATGTAAGATTAATCGTGAACGGTTGGTTATTGAACATATTGAACAACTCGACGACTTAG GAAATCAGCCTTACCAAGCCTTCCTGAGAACTTTATCGGCCAAACAGGAATTTAGATACGGATTTGTCGTCTACAACTTAAACAAAGACAATAACCTCTTACGGAAAACTGTGGGAGTCATGTGGCAAGGAAAcgcattttttaaagat GTTACCAACATTTCAGATGAAGAAGAAATTCAAACAAACCGCATCAACTCTCAAAGACGTTCTTTCTGCGGATTTATTCCTGGAAGCCATCACAGAACTAAGTCTTAG
- the LOC128178444 gene encoding uncharacterized protein LOC128178444 isoform X1, whose protein sequence is MAGQYLDISDEVLQMHNEIRENGKYNYMICKINRERLVIEHIEQLDDLEGNQPYQAFLRTLSAKQEFRYGFVVYNLNKDNNLLRKTVGVMWLPTFQMKKKFKQTASTLKDVLSADLFLEAITELSLSSICIESGFRKFGE, encoded by the exons ATG GCTGGACAATATTTGGATATTTCAGACGAAGTACTACAaatgcataatgaaattagagaGAATGGGAAATATAACTACATGATATGTAAGATTAATCGTGAACGGTTGGTTATTGAACATATTGAACAACTCGACGACTTAG aagGAAATCAGCCTTACCAAGCCTTCCTGAGAACTTTATCGGCCAAACAGGAATTTAGATACGGATTTGTCGTCTACAACTTAAACAAAGACAATAACCTCTTACGGAAAACTGTGGGAGTCATGTG GTTACCAACATTTCAGATGAAGAAGAAATTCAAACAAACCGCATCAACTCTCAAAGACGTTCTTTCTGCGGATTTATTCCTGGAAGCCATCACAGAACTAAGTCTTAGTAGCATATGCATTGAATCCGGTTTTAGAAAATTCGGTGAATGA
- the LOC128178444 gene encoding uncharacterized protein LOC128178444 isoform X3 — MAGQYLDISDEVLQMHNEIRENGKYNYMICKINRERLVIEHIEQLDDLEGNQPYQAFLRTLSAKQEFRYGFVVYNLNKDNNLLRKTVGVMWQGNAFFKDVTNISDEEEIQTNRINSQRRSFCGFIPGSHHRTKS, encoded by the exons ATG GCTGGACAATATTTGGATATTTCAGACGAAGTACTACAaatgcataatgaaattagagaGAATGGGAAATATAACTACATGATATGTAAGATTAATCGTGAACGGTTGGTTATTGAACATATTGAACAACTCGACGACTTAG aagGAAATCAGCCTTACCAAGCCTTCCTGAGAACTTTATCGGCCAAACAGGAATTTAGATACGGATTTGTCGTCTACAACTTAAACAAAGACAATAACCTCTTACGGAAAACTGTGGGAGTCATGTGGCAAGGAAAcgcattttttaaagat GTTACCAACATTTCAGATGAAGAAGAAATTCAAACAAACCGCATCAACTCTCAAAGACGTTCTTTCTGCGGATTTATTCCTGGAAGCCATCACAGAACTAAGTCTTAG
- the LOC128178444 gene encoding uncharacterized protein LOC128178444 isoform X2, translated as MAGQYLDISDEVLQMHNEIRENGKYNYMICKINRERLVIEHIEQLDDLGNQPYQAFLRTLSAKQEFRYGFVVYNLNKDNNLLRKTVGVMWLPTFQMKKKFKQTASTLKDVLSADLFLEAITELSLSSICIESGFRKFGE; from the exons ATG GCTGGACAATATTTGGATATTTCAGACGAAGTACTACAaatgcataatgaaattagagaGAATGGGAAATATAACTACATGATATGTAAGATTAATCGTGAACGGTTGGTTATTGAACATATTGAACAACTCGACGACTTAG GAAATCAGCCTTACCAAGCCTTCCTGAGAACTTTATCGGCCAAACAGGAATTTAGATACGGATTTGTCGTCTACAACTTAAACAAAGACAATAACCTCTTACGGAAAACTGTGGGAGTCATGTG GTTACCAACATTTCAGATGAAGAAGAAATTCAAACAAACCGCATCAACTCTCAAAGACGTTCTTTCTGCGGATTTATTCCTGGAAGCCATCACAGAACTAAGTCTTAGTAGCATATGCATTGAATCCGGTTTTAGAAAATTCGGTGAATGA